The following proteins come from a genomic window of Pyxidicoccus sp. MSG2:
- a CDS encoding patatin-like phospholipase family protein, with the protein MLFSLTGFAQEYTADVVPDEKTLGAELPDAGPSVDGASASARIEEFPPQDVQDPDVARVLADKTKRSPPVVVVSGGISLGAYQAGFISTLVRFWSLARQKGADAQLGDPSPRVWTGASAGAVNALLGGLASCDEAFAQPRWSPEESLFWEIWIKRLDLDGLLPLEDPARTDHLFSGSYMRETLQRIQVKAKETEFRKDCTFAFGVTVTNLSGRAVPFGEGGPESRAHLTRVTEKLAVQVMTHGRGKLAARLPFLQGAKSATWPFIAVDVDEQRYYPALGTRPREDGGQEVSVENLLLAPQASGSFPFAFPPVKLNASFFNEENWEDPDSLKLVDGGFLNNNPLDLAVRLGMRWNEKESHSRADPSEKQRFVFDSSRFPIVYMDQDFASLRLRKPWHRKPESNSPLAETYFQYAGNLMSGAQDSVVLDTLEHEPKLSGRIKIPRRTSVLPSEFRFAMMGFFDRRFREHDFFRGMSDAIWFLATQFSTTRAVELLVPPIENESLQDRADRVAEVLDVSSPGFRCVVYGACRGTEELVELGRLRTAAKELSRAALLRKLEEDDVDALLKALGEAHYRYSSGVFNGAVATGTRNDLMPVRERLGHAFHDMVSKQQGGMRVVMRPVGAAFLDEWLTYTHPTGAITLQLSRQRGLGLGWEEPLAAFEDGRESGAYNRSEWRMGVWASAFGVRDMDQIVPNETRVRWFSLGGYVDWVSDLDGFDGELSWLDRGPYLRWRAGAGFSGSYLSSPHEAALQLPELRLGLDLMEMVGLRLTVPVALFKQHDRTLSAGWPKVFKESSLGVEVLITLW; encoded by the coding sequence TTGCTGTTCTCGCTTACCGGCTTCGCTCAGGAATACACCGCCGACGTAGTACCCGATGAGAAGACGCTCGGTGCTGAGCTGCCCGATGCCGGGCCTTCAGTCGATGGTGCCAGTGCGAGTGCTCGCATCGAGGAGTTCCCGCCCCAGGATGTCCAAGACCCGGACGTCGCGCGTGTCCTGGCCGACAAGACGAAGCGGAGCCCGCCGGTCGTCGTCGTCAGCGGAGGCATCAGCCTCGGCGCATATCAGGCAGGGTTCATCTCCACCCTCGTGAGATTCTGGAGTCTTGCGCGGCAGAAGGGAGCGGACGCCCAGTTGGGGGATCCTTCCCCCCGTGTATGGACGGGCGCTTCAGCCGGCGCCGTGAATGCTCTCCTGGGGGGGCTCGCGTCATGCGATGAGGCTTTTGCTCAGCCTCGGTGGTCGCCTGAGGAGAGCCTGTTCTGGGAGATCTGGATCAAGAGGCTCGACCTCGATGGATTGCTCCCACTCGAGGATCCAGCCAGGACCGACCACCTCTTCAGCGGGTCATACATGCGGGAAACACTCCAACGCATCCAGGTGAAAGCGAAGGAGACGGAGTTTCGCAAGGACTGCACCTTCGCCTTTGGCGTCACCGTGACGAACCTGAGTGGGCGCGCGGTTCCCTTTGGAGAAGGAGGGCCTGAGTCCAGGGCCCACCTCACGCGCGTAACGGAGAAGCTCGCTGTCCAGGTGATGACCCACGGAAGAGGGAAGCTCGCAGCGCGGCTTCCATTCCTACAAGGGGCCAAGAGTGCCACGTGGCCGTTCATCGCGGTGGACGTGGATGAGCAACGCTACTATCCGGCGCTGGGAACGCGGCCCAGGGAAGATGGGGGGCAGGAGGTTTCGGTTGAGAACCTCCTGCTCGCCCCACAAGCCTCTGGCTCCTTCCCCTTCGCGTTTCCACCCGTAAAGCTCAATGCGTCGTTCTTCAACGAGGAGAACTGGGAGGATCCCGATTCCTTGAAGCTGGTGGACGGCGGCTTCCTCAACAACAACCCACTCGACCTGGCAGTGCGACTGGGCATGCGCTGGAACGAGAAGGAGTCGCACTCGAGGGCCGACCCGAGCGAAAAACAGCGATTCGTTTTCGACTCCAGTCGTTTCCCCATCGTCTACATGGACCAGGACTTCGCTTCTCTGCGTTTGCGAAAGCCCTGGCACCGGAAGCCAGAGTCCAACAGCCCACTGGCTGAGACCTACTTCCAGTACGCGGGCAACCTCATGTCCGGGGCGCAGGACAGCGTGGTCCTCGACACGTTGGAGCACGAGCCGAAATTGTCCGGACGCATCAAGATTCCGCGTCGTACGTCGGTGCTTCCTTCCGAGTTCCGCTTCGCCATGATGGGCTTCTTCGACCGACGCTTTCGCGAGCATGATTTCTTCCGCGGGATGTCGGACGCCATCTGGTTCCTGGCGACTCAGTTCTCTACGACGCGGGCAGTCGAGCTCCTGGTGCCCCCCATCGAGAATGAGTCGTTACAGGACCGTGCAGACCGGGTCGCGGAGGTGCTCGATGTGTCTTCTCCTGGCTTCCGGTGTGTCGTGTATGGCGCATGTAGAGGCACCGAGGAACTGGTCGAGCTTGGGAGGCTGCGTACAGCTGCCAAAGAGCTATCGCGGGCTGCATTGCTCCGAAAACTTGAGGAGGACGACGTCGACGCGCTCCTCAAGGCGCTTGGTGAAGCGCACTACCGCTACAGCAGCGGCGTCTTCAATGGAGCTGTGGCGACTGGCACCCGGAATGACCTGATGCCGGTTCGTGAGCGGCTCGGACACGCGTTCCACGACATGGTCAGCAAGCAGCAGGGGGGCATGCGGGTGGTCATGCGACCTGTCGGCGCAGCGTTCCTCGACGAGTGGCTGACGTATACGCACCCCACTGGCGCCATCACCCTTCAGCTCAGCCGTCAGCGGGGCCTGGGACTCGGCTGGGAAGAACCGCTCGCGGCGTTCGAGGATGGACGTGAGAGCGGTGCGTACAACCGGAGTGAGTGGAGGATGGGAGTCTGGGCGTCCGCTTTCGGTGTGCGGGACATGGACCAGATCGTTCCCAATGAGACCCGGGTGCGCTGGTTCTCGCTTGGCGGATACGTGGACTGGGTCTCTGACCTGGATGGCTTCGACGGAGAGTTGTCGTGGCTCGATCGAGGTCCCTATCTCCGATGGCGCGCGGGAGCCGGCTTCTCTGGCAGCTACCTGAGCTCGCCGCACGAAGCGGCCCTCCAACTCCCGGAACTGCGGTTGGGGCTGGACCTCATGGAGATGGTGGGACTCCGGCTGACGGTGCCCGTGGCCCTGTTCAAGCAACACGACAGGACGCTGAGTGCCGGGTGGCCCAAGGTCTTCAAGGAGAGTTCCCTCGGAGTGGAGGTACTCATCACGCTGTGGTGA